A genome region from Schistocerca nitens isolate TAMUIC-IGC-003100 chromosome 4, iqSchNite1.1, whole genome shotgun sequence includes the following:
- the LOC126252927 gene encoding peritrophin-1-like encodes MKLLAGLLVLSVLAAVATATTPTCPEDDGATPVFYPDDTDTHGFWECSNGKAVHLECPAGLVWNANINACDWPSSRK; translated from the exons ATGAAAC TGTTGGCAGGCCTTCTGGTGCTGAGCGTGTTGGCAGCTGTGGCCACAGCGACCACCCCCACATGTCCGGAAGATGACGGCGCTACGCCCGTCTTCTATCCAGACGACACGGACACACACGGCTTCTGGGAGTGCAGCAACGGCAAGGCTGTCCACCTGGAGTGCCCTGCTGGACTCGTCTGGAACGCCAATATCAACGCCTGCGACTGGCCATCCTCGAGGAAATAG